A stretch of the Planktothricoides raciborskii GIHE-MW2 genome encodes the following:
- a CDS encoding lipopolysaccharide assembly protein LapB, with product MQLQVKICPILIGLSWLLWGSVSTVQASEVLSSETSPILYAQFNQQDQAIQWMTRGLELVQAGNLTEAIAAFRQAIAIDRSLAPAYYNLGLALRQSGDLQAAADAFYQAIQNDPGFALAYANLGAALLEGNNLQQANDYLQRAIALDPKMGIAYYNLGLVQQQQGKISEAIGSYRQAMRHSPNVPEPSYYLGLLYLQQNQLREAENSFKKALEIAPNHAPSHYHLGFIFFSSDRLDDALDEFRRAAESNPNYANAYYGAGLVFLRQNLYSDAVRVLEYARDLYSQQGAREWVRKAEELIQQARSQQ from the coding sequence ATGCAATTGCAAGTAAAAATCTGTCCAATCTTAATCGGCTTAAGCTGGCTGCTGTGGGGTTCGGTATCGACAGTGCAGGCTAGTGAAGTGCTCTCTAGTGAAACTTCGCCGATATTATATGCTCAGTTTAATCAGCAAGACCAGGCGATCCAGTGGATGACTCGCGGACTGGAATTGGTTCAGGCAGGCAATTTAACTGAAGCGATCGCAGCTTTTCGGCAAGCGATCGCGATCGATCGGTCTCTGGCACCGGCTTATTATAATTTGGGATTAGCCCTGCGACAGTCTGGGGATTTACAGGCAGCAGCGGATGCCTTTTATCAAGCCATTCAAAATGATCCGGGGTTTGCCTTAGCTTACGCCAACTTAGGCGCCGCCCTCCTCGAAGGCAACAACCTACAACAAGCTAATGATTACTTGCAACGGGCGATCGCCCTTGACCCGAAAATGGGCATTGCTTACTACAACCTGGGACTGGTACAACAACAGCAGGGAAAAATTTCCGAGGCGATCGGGTCATATCGGCAAGCCATGCGACATAGCCCCAACGTCCCAGAACCCTCCTACTATCTCGGACTGCTTTATTTACAACAAAACCAACTGCGGGAAGCGGAAAACTCCTTCAAAAAAGCGCTAGAAATTGCCCCAAATCACGCCCCATCTCACTATCATCTTGGCTTTATCTTCTTTAGCAGCGATCGACTTGATGACGCTTTAGATGAATTCCGCCGCGCTGCCGAATCAAACCCCAACTATGCCAATGCCTACTATGGTGCTGGTTTGGTCTTTTTACGGCAAAACCTATATAGTGATGCGGTTCGGGTCTTGGAATACGCCAGGGATCTCTACAGTCAGCAAGGCGCCCGCGAATGGGTGAGAAAAGCCGAAGAATTGATTCAACAAGCCCGGAGTCAACAATAA
- a CDS encoding DUF2330 domain-containing protein, whose amino-acid sequence MKLLRNFIGLILVAIALFAWANPAQAFCGFYVAKADTKLYNQASQVIITRDGDRNILTMANDYQGEVKDFALVVPVPVVLKPEQVNVGNPAIIERLDGFSAPRLVEYFDSDPCMRYLEEDILRAPSGGISQAESRYREDALGVTIEAQFTAGEYDILILSATESNGLETWLRQNGYQLPQGAAQLLQPYIRQNMKFFVAKVNLEEFAQSGYKLLRPLQIAYESSRFMLPIRLGMMNATSEQDLIIYVLSPRGQAEVTNYRTVKIPSDAEIPLFVKNEFGEFYQDMFQTAYQREDRKVAFLEYAWDMASCDPCSADPLSPEELRQAGVFWLDNPNQSNVFISRIHVRYSRNKFPEDLMFQETGNQEWFQGRYILRHPFTGKAECQEAREYQRYLPQRYEQEAQTLAQLTNWDINEIREKMDIPKNSDSWWRKVWPF is encoded by the coding sequence ATGAAATTACTCAGGAATTTTATCGGGTTAATCTTAGTAGCGATCGCTCTTTTTGCTTGGGCGAATCCTGCCCAGGCATTTTGTGGCTTTTATGTGGCCAAAGCGGATACTAAACTGTATAACCAAGCCTCGCAAGTGATTATTACCAGAGATGGCGATCGCAACATTCTGACAATGGCCAATGACTATCAAGGAGAAGTCAAAGACTTTGCCCTAGTTGTGCCAGTTCCAGTAGTATTAAAACCGGAACAAGTCAATGTTGGTAATCCCGCAATTATTGAAAGACTTGATGGGTTTAGTGCGCCACGATTAGTGGAATATTTTGACTCAGATCCTTGCATGAGGTATCTCGAAGAAGATATATTACGGGCTCCTTCAGGGGGGATATCTCAAGCAGAAAGTAGATATAGAGAAGACGCTTTAGGAGTCACCATCGAAGCCCAATTTACTGCGGGAGAATATGACATTTTAATTCTGAGCGCCACTGAATCTAATGGATTAGAAACTTGGTTACGACAAAATGGGTATCAATTGCCCCAAGGTGCCGCACAATTACTGCAACCTTATATTCGGCAAAATATGAAATTCTTTGTCGCCAAAGTCAATTTAGAAGAATTTGCCCAATCCGGTTATAAACTACTGCGACCCTTGCAAATTGCTTATGAATCTTCTCGATTCATGTTGCCAATTCGTCTAGGGATGATGAATGCCACCAGTGAGCAAGATTTAATCATTTATGTTCTGTCCCCACGGGGGCAAGCCGAGGTGACAAACTATCGGACTGTGAAGATTCCTTCTGATGCAGAAATTCCTCTATTTGTCAAAAATGAATTTGGCGAATTTTATCAGGATATGTTTCAAACTGCTTATCAGCGGGAAGACAGAAAAGTAGCCTTTTTGGAATATGCTTGGGACATGGCCAGTTGTGACCCTTGTTCTGCCGATCCGCTGAGTCCAGAAGAACTCCGGCAAGCGGGAGTATTTTGGCTGGACAATCCCAACCAAAGCAATGTATTTATCAGCCGAATTCATGTGCGGTATAGTCGCAATAAGTTTCCCGAAGATTTGATGTTTCAGGAAACCGGAAATCAAGAATGGTTCCAAGGTCGTTATATTCTGCGTCATCCTTTTACGGGAAAAGCGGAATGTCAGGAAGCACGAGAATATCAACGCTATTTACCCCAACGGTATGAACAAGAGGCGCAAACTTTAGCCCAGTTGACCAATTGGGATATTAATGAAATCCGCGAAAAAATGGATATTCCCAAAAATTCAGACTCCTGGTGGAGAAAAGTTTGGCCGTTTTAA
- a CDS encoding tetratricopeptide repeat protein: MGIAYYNLGLVQQQQGKISEAIGSYRQAMRHSPDAPEPGYYLALLYLQQNQLREAEDALKKVLQIAPNYAEAHYHLGFVFFSRGKLEDALNAFRRAAESNPNYANAYYGAGLVFLRQNLYSDAVRVLEYARDLYSQQGAREWARKAEELIQQARSQQ, translated from the coding sequence ATGGGCATTGCTTACTACAACCTGGGACTGGTACAACAACAGCAGGGAAAAATTTCCGAGGCGATCGGGTCATACCGCCAAGCCATGCGACATAGCCCAGATGCCCCAGAACCCGGTTACTATCTCGCACTACTTTATTTACAACAAAACCAACTCCGCGAAGCCGAAGATGCATTGAAAAAAGTGCTGCAAATAGCGCCCAACTACGCCGAAGCACATTATCATCTTGGTTTCGTTTTTTTTAGTCGAGGCAAACTCGAAGATGCTTTAAACGCCTTCCGGCGTGCGGCGGAGTCCAACCCCAACTATGCCAATGCATACTATGGTGCTGGTTTAGTGTTTTTACGGCAAAACCTATACAGTGATGCAGTCCGGGTCTTAGAATACGCGAGGGATCTCTACAGTCAGCAAGGCGCCCGGGAATGGGCTAGAAAAGCCGAAGAACTGATTCAACAAGCCCGGAGTCAACAATAA
- a CDS encoding LamG domain-containing protein encodes MYLTKEKLQHINTIAHEGKVVIVATDADGKIWYSVKQDGFEDSYLNTPADQRTGWEKWQELEFPNEDDDQSVIDQETAELTDGNNPNSFVLRSCYKTFDQTAVAPVQLISALGHIYVFRQSKTNTLLVDRFVLDGMTNKLNRKLEVRFKRSRQKHEASKNMKKGASGLTNIDTLDFRDANGNFFYEPTTELCLINNLQKGWFSVVLVPTIENDVYRWHIFAYNSQTQKVELTTMRVSDEGLFDVQDYTIFEESNDNLIPRSIAGIIKRTLDLGNVSVVNGLTATKYDVQREKQTDDGMQLLRESTKVMLAIPTSNGNVAAFSFAIAGDGILSQISENPTSKIWRNTIRQILLPLNTLDNVKAIGTTNPPPQGQITALQQGEDDGVNVVSSTDTNLETTNQVKISGTQNYNIFQQSITKIDDDSFEIASPTTGLGNWEVIPEQESGLVFNGMITAYEITDTGNIKITAKNHGLNDGESLQILDTRDYNGTYTVKKIDDKTFTLDDIKWQAGTAVNLKLESQKRRGLVFDGVNDYVDCGSGILADSYTKEAWIKWESGAPYNNIISGYSSHAFYLPNGILSAGHNGNWSYVQDTVPLTANTWIHVALTYDSSTQTMKLYKNGQLIKSATSVPLVSTTDRNIFIGAFANPPSSFFKGSIADVRLWKVARTEEQIRNSMYLQLTGKELGLVGYWRLGAVAEEGKERKVIDFSVNGNDGVVYGGAYVSAATLSRNLPGTTTPAIKYENEELFAVSENATYEEEFEFKVNPAVDPNNVDGQGGKIFQIIYKGKNNRSAIDWLNIPANATEFTNLGGGWYKAKCRFNVPDGVSLVRSFGIGNIKGSWTNLEIRKQLICLVSDSITEAKYTDTVNLATLADNHAQLAVALKQIELKEPQEALLLIEKRKLELEIASLSLSDTDKQAAITAKNTEISKQQTIINNLQTEVTQCQTTYEAEKQSPLNYWCKLVCRVNEGWIARIYTQTSELLYADVGANGNPYYSNNYFKFVATGNGYYQIVSMYENRALYGGLKTQVYSTNGGGFFEWKPQKISGDYYLILHQSGGALDRGGGDYGVCIWDLHTGVNQQWKIIPIGGESNSNISNAYSAWNSKQSELASAKQLLTKLQNELSLLQLASGDQSAKKAALLSRLDVVKAEIVTIQTELNTLNTNFINGVKSTQLPPQAMPQIAKDDKGLITQGAWLGFVNPASRLNAIETCEGNVQLSYFDSQGRMRLTNYDATSDSSNTAFEQWLPDAQRACLNFSNANSVVKLSQQVYLSTDWSIEAWFCYPLPETAQWNTLIRGQNADHNIIVSRDQKLGIYLTNDPLTQYFYDCGFNMESLSTGWHHLTAVGEGDTTRFYIDGKQVGDIKAKAVKDAEASLNLNPTDAAAKQKVEDIKKANLKVSNDVYAIGNNHLAANKPVDYGVMKFDGVNDCITVTDNPNLQISTYSVEVWIKPENPVADWQGIIGKPGRNFNIWLNRNGFIHHRFHTPSSTNAGAPDTPNGSIVWNQWNHVAITNDGTTAKTYINGKMIAQGATGGSLIVDKTPLYMGCLDNASFCCFKGQIADARIWKVVRTEAEIQADMRKRLTGKEANLVAYYPLNKLEGGKVLDLVANNHGTVFEATNVTDQALSLTPVIQGEQFGKVVEVRIWGVALSNEEVEVNSKTLITGNESGLLAYYPMNEATGTEVRDHTGKGNQGTMTNPVWWACAAPIGSQDKPGNKVMKFDGVNDHITFPAMNINYSQGFSLEVWVRYNSLKSWSRIFDFGNGAGVENILLANKGTTNTLGFHVYRGTASLGVEVANFLELQKWMHIAVTLEPSGSCKVYKNGQLIQSGTSQLPNSVNRTLNYIGRSNWPDAYFDGQMAEFRLWNRVRTEAEIKADLNQRLTGKESGLAIYLPLDEIKFEGSTKKVFDLVGTNHGTITEAAIAQDNSSPLMVIGSSLVSAEYSTISLDPATGKKAALMRRLLASPALNGVNLLPDKRIETLELKWIGNSQFAPTLLGYIEGPPPVPSENLTLADDYNGATSVELVMSEDVEFNWTRSQDSGLGATAETFIGAGGAMSVMAAPLGIGASIETSAKVGFKGNLDFTYQFQNESSITSSSSLSMTDKLELRGTPEADPKFPHLGNRFIPKNIGYALVVSAIADVFVTRLARSKKMVGYQVQPVDSIPPDVNTITFLMNPAYTMNGSLDGMTGSSATSDRFFKHVPEMRSQYGSLYPASYYRLQEAYELKRQIEKQDQQRQSYFNNFNVRMIDEMSLDRNIESGDVPTTIGVQREEDKPSTEMTAEEQAASEQDKAKQFEAETEEASKKTNAATKAKQAEIQSKITDQEKQIHAVESFAGWQKRMEDIQIKAGKRNIVNTYVWDADGGLRTEAQSFANTVEHTIGGSFSLSAGLGVETEFAVGGVDVELTAQATVNMTQTMSKTETRSKGLELNIDLSGMENKGVTDYKDNPILPGEKVDRYRFMSFYLEASTQHFQDFFNYVVDPEWLQSNDEEARALRQTQAGKPNKTWRVLHRVTYVERPALMGFGRDVRQFKVQDENVGIGKVIVDVATLQQKVDQILEWISSQPK; translated from the coding sequence ATGTACCTAACAAAAGAAAAGCTCCAACATATTAATACCATCGCCCACGAAGGCAAAGTAGTAATCGTTGCTACCGATGCGGATGGGAAAATTTGGTACAGCGTCAAACAAGACGGATTTGAAGACAGCTATCTCAACACACCCGCCGATCAAAGAACCGGCTGGGAAAAGTGGCAAGAGTTAGAATTTCCGAATGAAGATGATGATCAGTCGGTCATCGACCAAGAAACCGCAGAATTGACCGATGGAAACAATCCCAATAGTTTTGTCCTGCGTTCTTGCTACAAAACCTTTGACCAAACTGCCGTTGCCCCAGTACAACTGATTTCTGCCTTGGGGCACATTTATGTATTCCGTCAGTCCAAAACTAACACCCTGCTGGTAGATCGCTTTGTGTTAGATGGGATGACTAATAAGCTCAATCGTAAACTAGAAGTGCGGTTTAAGCGTAGTCGCCAGAAACACGAAGCCAGCAAAAACATGAAAAAAGGAGCCAGTGGACTCACTAATATAGACACCCTGGACTTTCGTGATGCCAACGGTAACTTTTTCTACGAACCCACCACCGAATTATGTTTAATTAATAACCTGCAAAAGGGTTGGTTTTCTGTTGTTTTAGTTCCCACGATTGAAAATGATGTCTATCGCTGGCATATTTTTGCCTACAACAGCCAAACCCAGAAAGTCGAATTAACGACAATGCGCGTCTCTGACGAAGGGCTGTTTGATGTTCAAGATTACACCATTTTTGAAGAATCTAACGATAATCTGATTCCCCGTAGCATTGCGGGGATTATCAAACGCACCTTAGATTTAGGGAATGTGAGTGTAGTCAACGGGTTAACCGCCACTAAATACGACGTGCAACGGGAAAAGCAAACCGACGACGGGATGCAACTACTGCGCGAGAGTACCAAAGTGATGTTAGCCATTCCTACTAGCAATGGTAATGTGGCTGCCTTTAGTTTTGCGATCGCCGGTGATGGGATATTATCGCAAATTTCAGAGAATCCCACCTCAAAAATTTGGCGTAATACCATTCGTCAAATCTTGCTGCCGTTAAATACCTTAGATAACGTCAAAGCGATCGGCACAACCAACCCACCTCCCCAAGGACAAATTACTGCCTTACAACAGGGAGAAGATGATGGCGTGAATGTCGTTTCGTCAACTGATACTAATCTTGAGACCACTAACCAAGTTAAGATTAGTGGGACGCAAAATTACAACATTTTTCAACAGTCCATCACCAAAATTGATGATGATAGCTTTGAAATTGCCTCTCCTACCACCGGATTAGGAAACTGGGAAGTAATACCAGAACAAGAAAGCGGGTTAGTATTTAACGGTATGATCACCGCTTATGAAATCACGGACACAGGCAACATCAAAATTACCGCCAAAAATCACGGGTTAAATGATGGGGAATCTCTCCAGATTCTTGACACCAGAGATTATAACGGGACTTACACCGTTAAGAAAATTGACGATAAAACCTTCACCCTTGATGATATTAAATGGCAAGCCGGAACCGCAGTTAATCTAAAACTGGAATCCCAGAAACGGCGGGGTTTGGTGTTTGATGGGGTGAATGATTATGTTGATTGTGGAAGTGGTATTCTAGCTGATTCCTACACCAAAGAAGCTTGGATTAAATGGGAATCTGGGGCTCCTTACAACAACATTATCTCTGGTTATAGTAGCCATGCTTTTTACCTACCTAATGGCATCTTATCAGCCGGACATAATGGTAATTGGTCTTATGTTCAAGACACAGTTCCTCTCACGGCAAATACTTGGATTCATGTTGCTCTGACTTATGATAGTTCCACTCAAACGATGAAACTTTATAAGAATGGTCAACTAATCAAGTCAGCAACAAGTGTTCCTCTTGTTAGTACCACAGATCGCAACATTTTCATTGGAGCATTTGCCAATCCTCCGAGTAGTTTCTTCAAAGGATCTATAGCCGATGTTCGTCTCTGGAAAGTCGCCCGCACAGAAGAACAGATCAGAAATTCTATGTATCTGCAACTTACTGGCAAAGAATTAGGTTTAGTGGGTTACTGGCGACTCGGTGCAGTGGCGGAAGAAGGAAAAGAGCGAAAAGTTATCGATTTTTCCGTCAATGGCAATGATGGCGTAGTTTATGGCGGTGCTTATGTGAGCGCAGCTACTCTATCTCGCAACCTTCCTGGTACAACTACTCCGGCAATTAAATACGAAAATGAGGAACTTTTTGCTGTCTCAGAAAATGCGACCTACGAAGAAGAATTTGAGTTCAAAGTGAATCCGGCTGTCGATCCGAATAATGTAGATGGGCAGGGTGGCAAGATTTTTCAGATAATCTATAAAGGCAAAAACAACCGTAGTGCTATAGATTGGCTGAATATTCCAGCAAATGCCACCGAATTTACTAATCTTGGTGGGGGATGGTATAAAGCGAAATGCCGCTTTAATGTACCCGATGGGGTGTCTTTAGTCCGATCTTTTGGGATTGGTAATATTAAAGGCAGTTGGACAAATTTGGAAATTCGCAAACAGCTAATTTGCTTAGTGTCTGACAGTATTACTGAGGCTAAATATACCGACACCGTAAACTTGGCAACTTTAGCGGACAATCATGCACAGTTAGCTGTAGCCCTGAAGCAGATAGAATTGAAGGAGCCACAGGAAGCACTTCTACTGATTGAAAAACGGAAGCTAGAACTAGAGATTGCTAGTTTGAGTCTTTCTGACACGGACAAACAAGCAGCCATAACCGCTAAAAATACTGAAATTAGCAAACAACAGACAATCATTAACAATCTGCAAACTGAAGTAACTCAATGTCAAACGACTTATGAAGCCGAAAAACAGAGTCCATTAAACTACTGGTGTAAACTGGTTTGCCGAGTTAATGAGGGTTGGATTGCTCGTATTTATACACAAACCTCGGAACTTCTTTATGCTGATGTGGGGGCTAATGGCAATCCTTACTACTCGAATAATTACTTCAAGTTTGTGGCAACAGGTAACGGCTATTATCAGATTGTCTCAATGTATGAAAACCGAGCACTCTATGGAGGATTAAAGACCCAAGTATATAGCACGAATGGTGGTGGATTTTTCGAGTGGAAACCCCAAAAAATTTCAGGGGACTATTATTTAATTCTTCACCAAAGCGGAGGAGCATTAGATCGCGGCGGTGGTGACTATGGCGTTTGTATTTGGGATCTACATACAGGGGTAAATCAACAGTGGAAAATTATTCCCATTGGCGGAGAAAGCAATAGTAATATTAGCAACGCTTACTCAGCTTGGAATAGTAAACAGAGCGAGTTGGCATCTGCCAAACAACTGTTGACCAAGCTGCAAAATGAACTGAGCCTCTTACAATTAGCCAGTGGAGATCAATCTGCGAAAAAAGCGGCACTTTTAAGTCGTTTGGATGTGGTCAAAGCAGAAATAGTCACAATTCAGACTGAGTTAAACACCTTAAATACTAACTTCATTAATGGAGTAAAAAGCACCCAACTACCGCCCCAAGCGATGCCTCAAATTGCCAAAGATGACAAGGGTTTAATTACCCAAGGGGCTTGGCTTGGTTTTGTGAATCCCGCCAGTCGCTTGAATGCCATTGAAACCTGCGAAGGTAACGTACAACTCAGTTATTTCGACAGCCAAGGGCGGATGCGGCTAACCAATTATGATGCCACTTCCGACAGTAGTAATACTGCTTTTGAGCAATGGCTTCCCGATGCTCAACGCGCCTGCTTAAACTTTAGCAATGCTAATAGTGTTGTTAAATTGAGTCAACAAGTTTACCTTTCTACGGACTGGAGTATCGAGGCTTGGTTCTGCTATCCGTTACCAGAAACAGCACAATGGAATACTCTGATTCGGGGGCAAAATGCAGATCATAATATTATCGTCAGTCGTGACCAAAAGTTAGGGATTTACCTGACTAATGATCCACTGACACAATACTTTTACGATTGTGGCTTCAATATGGAGTCGTTATCGACCGGCTGGCATCATCTGACTGCCGTAGGGGAAGGAGATACCACCCGCTTTTACATTGACGGCAAGCAAGTGGGTGATATTAAAGCGAAAGCCGTAAAGGATGCCGAAGCGAGTCTGAATCTAAACCCCACCGATGCTGCTGCCAAACAAAAGGTGGAAGATATCAAGAAAGCAAACTTGAAAGTCTCTAACGATGTTTATGCGATCGGGAATAATCATCTCGCTGCTAACAAACCCGTTGACTATGGGGTGATGAAGTTTGATGGGGTGAATGATTGTATAACTGTCACGGATAATCCTAATTTGCAGATTAGCACCTACAGTGTGGAAGTTTGGATTAAACCTGAGAATCCGGTTGCTGACTGGCAAGGAATCATCGGCAAACCCGGTCGTAATTTTAATATTTGGTTAAACCGTAATGGATTCATTCACCATCGTTTCCACACTCCATCATCAACCAATGCCGGAGCCCCTGATACACCGAATGGTTCGATCGTTTGGAATCAATGGAATCACGTCGCCATTACCAACGATGGCACCACGGCCAAAACCTACATTAATGGCAAAATGATCGCACAAGGGGCAACAGGTGGTAGTTTGATTGTGGATAAAACACCTCTGTACATGGGTTGTTTAGATAATGCAAGCTTTTGTTGTTTCAAGGGTCAAATCGCCGATGCTCGGATCTGGAAAGTCGTCCGTACCGAAGCAGAAATTCAGGCGGATATGCGTAAGCGACTGACTGGCAAAGAAGCAAATTTAGTGGCTTACTATCCCCTGAATAAGCTGGAAGGCGGCAAAGTTTTAGACCTAGTGGCTAATAATCATGGCACTGTGTTTGAAGCCACGAACGTGACGGATCAAGCCCTATCTCTGACTCCTGTGATCCAAGGCGAGCAATTTGGCAAAGTCGTAGAAGTTCGCATTTGGGGAGTTGCCCTCAGTAATGAGGAAGTTGAAGTTAATAGCAAAACCCTGATTACTGGTAATGAATCCGGTTTGTTGGCTTACTATCCTATGAATGAAGCCACCGGCACTGAAGTCCGTGACCATACGGGTAAGGGCAACCAGGGGACGATGACTAATCCGGTTTGGTGGGCTTGTGCTGCACCCATTGGGAGTCAGGACAAACCGGGTAATAAGGTAATGAAGTTTGATGGGGTCAACGATCACATCACCTTTCCGGCGATGAACATTAATTACTCCCAAGGATTTAGCCTAGAAGTCTGGGTGCGTTACAACAGCTTGAAAAGTTGGTCGAGAATCTTCGATTTCGGGAATGGTGCTGGTGTAGAGAACATTCTCTTGGCCAATAAAGGCACGACTAATACACTGGGATTCCACGTCTATCGGGGAACAGCTTCTTTGGGTGTAGAAGTTGCTAATTTCCTAGAACTGCAAAAATGGATGCACATTGCCGTCACCCTTGAGCCTTCTGGTAGTTGCAAAGTTTACAAGAACGGTCAGCTAATTCAGTCGGGAACTTCTCAACTCCCCAATAGCGTGAACCGCACGCTGAATTATATCGGACGGAGTAACTGGCCTGATGCTTATTTTGACGGGCAAATGGCTGAATTCCGTTTGTGGAATCGAGTGCGTACTGAAGCAGAAATTAAGGCTGATTTGAATCAACGGCTGACGGGTAAAGAGTCGGGTTTGGCAATTTATTTGCCTTTAGATGAAATTAAATTTGAAGGCTCGACCAAAAAAGTCTTTGATTTGGTTGGGACTAATCATGGCACTATCACCGAAGCGGCGATCGCCCAAGATAATTCTAGTCCCTTGATGGTGATTGGCAGTTCTTTGGTGAGTGCAGAATATAGCACGATTAGCTTAGATCCCGCGACCGGCAAAAAAGCGGCGCTGATGCGGCGGTTGCTTGCGTCTCCTGCTCTCAACGGTGTGAACCTATTACCGGACAAGCGGATCGAAACCTTAGAACTAAAATGGATTGGTAATTCCCAATTTGCTCCCACTTTGCTCGGTTACATTGAAGGACCACCCCCTGTACCGAGTGAAAATCTCACTTTAGCGGACGATTATAACGGTGCGACTTCCGTGGAATTAGTCATGTCTGAGGATGTGGAGTTTAATTGGACGCGATCGCAAGATAGTGGCTTAGGGGCGACTGCTGAGACCTTCATTGGTGCGGGAGGAGCAATGTCTGTAATGGCTGCACCTCTGGGTATCGGAGCCTCAATAGAGACAAGTGCCAAGGTTGGTTTCAAAGGTAACTTGGACTTCACCTACCAATTCCAGAATGAGAGTAGCATCACCTCTAGTTCATCCCTGAGTATGACCGATAAACTGGAATTGCGCGGTACACCGGAAGCTGATCCTAAATTCCCCCATTTAGGCAACCGATTTATTCCCAAAAATATCGGCTATGCTTTGGTGGTCTCGGCTATAGCAGATGTGTTTGTCACCCGGTTAGCCCGTAGTAAGAAAATGGTGGGCTACCAAGTACAGCCTGTGGATAGTATTCCCCCAGATGTCAACACCATCACTTTCTTGATGAATCCGGCTTACACCATGAATGGTAGTTTGGATGGGATGACCGGAAGCAGTGCCACTAGCGATCGCTTCTTCAAGCACGTTCCCGAAATGCGTAGTCAATACGGCTCTCTCTATCCCGCCAGCTATTATCGCTTGCAAGAAGCCTACGAACTCAAACGGCAAATCGAAAAGCAGGATCAACAACGGCAATCTTACTTCAATAACTTTAATGTGCGGATGATCGATGAAATGTCTTTAGACCGCAACATTGAGAGTGGCGATGTACCCACTACCATTGGAGTGCAACGGGAAGAAGATAAACCCAGCACCGAGATGACTGCGGAGGAACAAGCGGCATCCGAACAGGACAAGGCTAAACAATTTGAAGCAGAAACGGAGGAGGCTTCTAAGAAAACAAATGCTGCTACCAAGGCTAAACAGGCGGAAATCCAAAGTAAAATTACTGACCAAGAGAAACAAATACACGCCGTGGAAAGTTTTGCTGGCTGGCAGAAACGGATGGAAGATATCCAAATCAAAGCAGGCAAGCGCAATATCGTCAACACCTACGTCTGGGATGCTGACGGTGGACTGCGAACTGAAGCCCAAAGCTTTGCTAATACTGTAGAGCATACCATTGGAGGCTCTTTTTCCCTTAGTGCCGGGTTAGGGGTTGAAACTGAATTTGCCGTGGGAGGTGTGGATGTAGAACTAACCGCTCAAGCTACTGTTAACATGACTCAAACCATGAGTAAAACCGAAACTCGTAGTAAGGGTTTGGAGTTGAATATCGACTTGAGTGGCATGGAAAATAAGGGGGTGACGGACTATAAAGATAACCCCATCCTGCCAGGGGAAAAAGTTGACCGTTATCGGTTTATGAGTTTCTATCTGGAAGCAAGTACCCAACATTTCCAAGACTTCTTTAACTATGTGGTTGACCCCGAATGGTTGCAAAGCAATGACGAAGAAGCACGGGCTTTACGTCAAACGCAAGCCGGAAAACCTAACAAAACTTGGCGGGTGTTGCACCGTGTCACTTATGTGGAACGTCCAGCACTCATGGGCTTTGGTCGGGATGTGCGTCAGTTTAAGGTTCAAGATGAAAATGTGGGGATTGGTAAGGTCATTGTTGATGTTGCCACTTTACAACAGAAGGTCGATCAAATTCTGGAGTGGATTAGCTCACAACCAAAGTAA